The genomic interval AAAAGCCTCTATGATGAGACTTTTTCCTTTGGTTTATTTTTTTAATATTCATCCTCATTCCAAAGATAATCTTCGTCTGTTGGATAATCAGGCCAAATTTCTTCCATTGATTCATATATCTCGCCTTCGTCTTCGATTGATTGAAGGTTTTCTACTACTTCTAATGGAGCGCCTGCTCTAATAGCGTAGTCAATAAGTTCATCTTTGTTAGCAGGCCATGGCGCATCACTTAAATAAGATGCTAATTCTAATGTCCAATACATCTGTTATCTGTTTAGTTTGTGCAAAAATAAATTTTTTACTGAAAAAGACAAGTAAATTTTGATTTATTTTAATAAAATTTAAGAACGTCTCATTAATTGCAGATTTTAGATTATTGATTTTAGATTTAGGAACTCTCAAAAATCTAAAATCAGAAGTTTAAAATCTAAAATTT from Flavobacterium sp. YJ01 carries:
- a CDS encoding DUF2795 domain-containing protein, which codes for MYWTLELASYLSDAPWPANKDELIDYAIRAGAPLEVVENLQSIEDEGEIYESMEEIWPDYPTDEDYLWNEDEY